One Coffea eugenioides isolate CCC68of chromosome 2, Ceug_1.0, whole genome shotgun sequence genomic window, CTTGTTAAATGAGAGTACTGGACCTTGAAGTACTTAATTGAGACTTAATGAATATTTGATGGCTAAATTACTCATGATTATCATATCCGTACCCATATATATGAGCTGTAACTCAAAATACAATGCTTCAACTGACTAGCTCTGAGCAGATTTCTCTGCATTTGGGTTACCTTTTACAATGGCTTTCATATGATTGTTGAACAAAATTTGTATCCTGTGACTTGGTTTTAGAAGTGAAAGAATGTTgtattatataaatgttatgCAAATTGCATTTAGTCCTTAATGCTCAGTTTGAGACCACAAATTTACCACATGTACACTTTTAACTTGCTTGATCTGGTCATACTTTATGTAGGTTTGTCTTGATCTTAAAAGGATTCCTACTTTTAACAGGTTTGATGCTATAGTGTCTGCTGATGCATTTGAGAATTTGAAACCTGCTCCTGATATATTTTTAGCTGCATCAAAGATTTTGAGTGTACCAACCAGTGAGGTATGGTTGCAGATTATCAAGGTTTTTTTGGGTATAGTAGgttgtcttttctttttttcctttttttcttttatctttcagtatttcttttcctttcaaagTTTTACATGCCTTTGAAGGCCAATATGACATGCTTCAGATGTGCATAATATTATATTTCTAGAATTCATGTAGACATACACGAGGAAGTGTCTAAAAGTGTGACTGTGGAAAAAGTAAGTTTTGCTCTATACAACTCTGGAGGCCATGGGATCTATGAATGTGATGAAAATTAAAGCTTTGAAGAGCTAACTCTTCTTAGACCTTATAGTGCATGTGACTTTTTCATGCAATCTATATTTTTACATTGTTTTCCTTCAACCTACATGGAGTGTGGATTACATTAGCATGGTAGATTCCATGGACGTTTGACTAGTTCTTTAACCAAAGACAACTTCTCATTTTACTTGTATGGTTTCATTGAACTCTTATGCAGCCATCAGCTGCACCATTGAGTAACTGGCTTTCTGAAGTCTAGACAATTCAAGCTGTCTTTTTCTTTGGCTGCATTGTTTGAATTCAGAACTATCTTGATAACCTACATCTTTATGCAGTGCATTGTCATTGAAGATGCCCTAGCTGGTGTGCAAGCTGCAAAAGCAGCACAAATGAGGTAGTTTATAGATGTTTTTCCTTGTATTGGAATCTCTACTAAATTCTTCTTGTTTATATGTGAATATTGTGGATGCTTTTTTCTCATGAACCTGTCATTTTGGTGTGTATGTGCTGTCTTGGTTCTCCCTAAATAGTCTCCTTACTGGActtatttcaattaattgtaGTTAATATGCTTGCAGGTGTATAGCCGTGACAACAACATTATCAGAAGATTCACTGAAAGGAGCTGGTCCGTCTCTTATCAGAAAGGATATAGGCAGCATTTCACTTGATGATGTACTCAGTGGTGGCTCTGGTTGTCATAGTATGTAGTTTCTAGAACATAATATGGTACTTTTTGTAGCATTTCTTAATGCAAATTGGTGGCACTAGCTTCGTCTGAGTTGTGGGAAGAACTTCAACTGAGACACTTGTAATGAGTATTACATGTAAATGAATGCTATAATGTTCTTATTCGATTTATGGAAACTGAATTTCCTGTGAGCAGTATGAATTCTTACCTGTTAATTTTTTTACCATGAATTCCTTAAGAAAGcataaaaaaaagattttgttATATTCATTTATGGAAATCTTTCATCTGGTGGTGGTTGATATGCAGTAGCTAGTTGTAAGACGAGATCTCATGATGACAAACCGTTGCAGATATGAAGGTGCAGGCGTCTATTCAATTCATTGACCATTCTATTGAAACCTCACCTGTGTCCAGTGGAGCAGAGATTAGGTCAATACTAGATAAATATTCAAGTAAAGATGCTGTTTCCTCAGTTGAAGGGTAAGAGTGATACATCATAGCATCTTTCCATTTAATATCCAAGTTCTATAATGTTTACCAGGGATTGATTAATTTTGCTatttaagaaaatttgaattttctatTGTTGGAATGTCATTCTAAAATGAATATTGATGAAGAAGAAATCTAGAACTGGAAGtagatttgattttttgaaggATGAAGCCAATAAGAAACCTGAACTTATTGACGACAGACAGAACTAGTCTCTAAAGCCTATAGATCCTAGTCATAAATTTCCCTCATAATCCCCTGATGAACTTTCAAAGCACCAATGAAAGCTCATAGTGATGTACCACATGAcaaggaaaatgaatttttcctttttccttatCTTATGATAGGCCTACAGATGGGACAAAGTATTCATGATGATTTGGCTCGCCCACTTGATAACTAAGTAAATTTCATTCTTCTAATCTTGCTTGGACTTCTCATTTCTTTGAAAATCTATTGGGTACTTTTCAGCTGTATAATAAATTTAACCGCAACCAAGCAAAACATATGCTGGACATTTGTCAAACTCTTTTATGAAGTTACGGCAGTAATTTATCAACAGGTTTCGGGGTTCTAGGCGAGATCTTCTGAGATATGGCAGTCTGGCTGTTGCTGTTGGTTGTCTTCTTTTCACCATCAACAACTGGAAGGTAATACTTTGTTTGATAAAAAGTCAAGTTAGAATTCAAACTTAACTATTTTTGCTTCTTGTAACTTAGATGTCATTGTGTCTTGGAAGCTGCTGAATTCTGCAGGCAATGCAGTACGCATCTCCTAAAGCTATCTTGAATCTATTGTTCGGAGTTAGCAGCCCTCAATGGCAAGTCAGCAAAGGTCTTGCAACTGTGATAACATAATCTTTAATGTATTCTTGCTGCCAATTCTTTAAATCTATTCTtccattttttctcttttaaaatttcttatGTTGCATTTTTTAATTCTAGTCAGGAGTTCGTGACAGAAAATATGCATGTCATTTGTATTTGGTTGATCAGACATTTTGCTTTTAGCCACTTTATAGCATTTTATCTTCTGATTTTGGGGTGGGCTGTATGAACAATTGAACACAATACTACAATGAgttattaatattttatttggTCACAGATGAATCTGGTTCAGTAAGAATCCAACAATTTGTGGACTATATAGCAGATCTTGAGAACAGGTAGACAAATATTCCTTGCTCTTCAAGATTATCATATCTTTGCATTTTAACATTTTCACTCTAATTTCTGAGCAACCTACGAATTTGGTGTAAAAAGGACTGCACGTTGTGTATCTTTGATCTGCTTGATGTTTTGAattcataatttttcttaacatCTTTCCTAAATGGCTTCCTGTTATCTTACATGTCTAAGTGGAAGAGCACCAGAGGTGCCTGAATTTCCACTTAAGCTCGACTGGTTGAACTCAGCTCCTCTTCAGCTAGGCAGGGTATACATATTACTACTTAGCTTgagcatttttatcttttttgcaTCTATGCTTTGTGGTATTTGTTGATTCTTGCTGCTgacattttcttcttttcttctatttatttttctttgtcatCTAGCTAGATACTTTTGCATGTCAATATGTGCTTATGAATGATCTCTTCATTTTGTGTTCTGATTGTAATACAATCTGATGGATTGGGGAAACTTCCTTCTTTGAAATTTAGGTTTCATTGAATTGTTGAGGACATTTTCATATAATGTATGCTGTGCTTGGAAACAGTTTTCATCTGTGTGAAGGAAAATGTTCTATTTTAGTAGTGGTGAAAGAAGATCTCTTTTCTTTTATCCTCTTCTGAACATGTGGTATTGCTAAACATTTAGCCATAGACTACCAAGGAATCTGTTTTACGGGTAACCATTTCTTAATTATATTGTGCGAGGAAATGTGTGTTTTATGCAGTTGCCTATGGCATGACTGGTGATTTTTATGCTTATGCTGCCTTCGGGGGCCAATTCTTTATAGGATCTAAGAGGAAAGGTGGTTCTCTTGGATTTCTGGACATATTGTTGTATAAATTGTATGCACGTGCTACCAGATCTGGACTATTtggagaagaaatacaaagaTATGCCTGTAAGATATTACCCTTTCAATTTGTGATTCTCCTCTATTTGCTTCTGCTCTTTCCTTATGAACCAGGACTTCATTTTAATTCTGTGTATATAGTGCATCTTCTATTCTTCTACAGTTTCGATATTATTCCAAACCTTTGCTTTGACTTTGACCTGGATCAAAAATAATGGCCATTACCTGTTTATTCAAGTGAAGCATTACATCAATGTGTGATGAGCAGAATCTTGATGTAGAATTGTCTGGCTGTTATGACTATTGAAgattatttttgtgttttcCTAGTTCACAAACTATTATTACAAACATCTTACCATAGTGCTAAATGTTCAAGACTCATCCACACAGTGCCTAGATGACACACTTTTATTACTACAGACCTAGTAAAAATGGTATattgttttttctttcaaaacatTTCTCCTTATGAATGTGTAGTCTAGGAACATAGGGTCATCAATGAAGAATGAAATATAGGAATCAACATGATTTTGTAAATAGTGTCCAGTTTTAACTTATAAGTAGGTACTAGAGGATAACAAAGTTACTTGAAAAGCATTTACGAGAGGAGTTGGATGATAATAAATGTGAAAAACAACACGCCTCTTTGGTGATAGACCAAGGTAAAGTTGATCAATCATCCCCACTAAACTTGTTGAATCATTTGTTCCATCACAGAGGAACATTTATTTGAGAACAACCATATCTACTCCTACATAGTTTGAAGTTGTTTCCTTTTATCCAAATGCAGGATTAGAGTTCATACTTTTCTTGGCTTAGTTGGACTCGGTAATATACATGCAAACTACCAAAAAGCTAAATAGATCTCTGCAGACAAGAATTGTAAGGAATACCTACTAAAAATTAAAGTACGGTGCAAAGCTTGAAACCCACTGAGGGAAATCTGGTTGATACTTTATTAAGTAGTTTGAGTTATTTCAGCTTGAGCTGAAAGAAATATTATGATAATATGTGCTTTCTTAGGAAGATTCAAGtacacttgcactttttcagtatttgttgttgttgttgtgtgttTAGACCTGTATAATATAAATTTACATGATTTTCATCTGAGCAGATGCCATAATGTGGCTCCTGAAGTAAATCACATCTTGAGGGCATGGCTCTTTTTCTTCACAATACTATGCAAAGTTTGGGTTATCTACAAAGTATATATTTgttcaaaataaaaggaatgTTGATGCTTTTATTAGGGGCCCATAGGTATAGAAGTTGAAAGTCGACTTTTAAAAACATCGACTACTCCATCTCCTTATTTCATGTTActttcttgttcttcttttgCAATTCATGCCAATATTCTCATGCACACCAGACATAATCAGAACATATCATCGTGCATAATCTTCCCAAAGCATGAGGATTCAAGGATGCATCTCCATAAGTGGTTTAACCTTTCAAACAATATATGCAATGGAAATTGAACCACAATACACTTTTGGGATTCAAACCCAAAACATTTTCCATCTACAAACCTTCTCTAATCATAATTCATGGGTTTGGATTAGCCGGTGTATGGCAATGTTGACTTCAGCTTACTATCCTAACCTTGTATTTCTCGCAACATCGATGTCCAATGAAAGGTCCTAAGCTTTCTGAACTTTTTGTGTTGGAAAGTTCCTAATATATAGTTGGTATAATTACTCATTGACTGGGATCGGTTACAGTGGTTTTGAGCTGTGCCACATGGATACTGATTATGTTTGATCTTATATGTATGTTTGGTTGTGTTGTGGGAGTTTTGTGAGGATTtcaaaggaagaaagagaagaaacgTAAATCGGGAGGGGGGAAAATGGAGAAGTCAATTTCTAAGAGATCAACTTTGAAATTGATTTCTTCAAAGTCGACTTCAAAGTTGATTTTTGAGAAGTAGACTTTTATATTTAAGGAAGCCAGTTAAAAATATCTATACATTTCtttaatttgtaattaaaaCAGCAATATTGGTGTAAATTGACAAGTTTTCTAGATCAAAGACCGAATGCCTCTTTTGTGCATCTTTTCCATTTAAATAGAAAAACTCTGTACCTTCTCTCCTCCGTCAGAATATCTACCTCCCTAATGTATTAATTACATATATGCTAATATACATCTAATATAGTAGACCATAATCAGCTCTCCTTGATTAGTGCAATTAGTAGACTAGATCCCATAAGCAGCTGTTCTTGTCTCTAGCAGATCAGATCTCATAATCAGTTGCTGCCCATGACTTCCATAAGCAGCTGTTCTTGACTTTTACTTTTGCTAGCAGGCTGTCCTTGACTTCCATAAGCAGCTGTTCTTGACTTTTGCATTTAGTAGACCAGATCCCATAATCAACTACTGCCCTTGATATTCCCCCTCAAATTGATGCTGGTGGATCAAAAAGCATCAATTTGTCAACCAGAAAATTGTGTCTATGACGGGAGAGAGCTTTAGTAAATATATCAGCAGTTTGGAGATCAGTGGTAATATGAGGAAGAGAAATAACATGATCATCATATGCTTCACGGATAGAgtgacaatcaacttcaatatgttttgtACGCTCATGGAATACAGGATTAGCAGCAATGTGAATAGCGCTAGTATTATCGGCATGAAGGGGAGTAGGTGAGCTTGGGTTTCAATAGATGCCTAGAAAACTGATTATGGGAGGCAAAGGATGCTAGAATTATTTCTTGGATTCTAGCATCTATTGAAGCTCATATGGTGAACAATTTACGCTCCTTTAATACAGCAAAGGAGATGTGGGATCATTTGAAGCGTGTATATCATCAAGATAATACAGCAAGAAGATTTCAGCTTGAATTGGAAATTAGTACATGTAGCCAAGGTAATCTCTCTATTGAGCAGTATTATTCTGGATTTCTTAATTTATGGAGTGAATACTCTGGTATAATCTATTCTAAGGTACCAAGCGAAGCCTTAGCCGGTATTCAAGCGGTTCACGAAGATAGTAAGCGTGACCAGTTTCTAATGAAACTGAGGCCTGAATTTGAGGCGATTAGAGCTGGATTGTTAAATAGAAACCCAGTTCCTTCTTTAGACGTATGTCTTGGTGACTTGTTGCGAGGACATGATCGTTGAGATAAAATACCTCTCTGTTGCAAAAATGCTTGAAAGGCATGTGACATATATTCCCCGCCATTGTCAGAGCGTAAAACTTTAATGCAAGTAGAAAATTGTGTTTCTACATAAGCTacaaatttcttaaaaacagCAAATACTTCAGCTTTAGTACGCAAAAAATATACCCATGTGAAACGACTATAGTCATCAATGAATGTcacaaaatatttatattgtGCATGTGAAACAACAGGAGTAATACCCCAAACATCACTATGAATGATCTCAAAACTTGTATTAGCATGACCACCATGACTAGGAAAAGGTAATATTTTACTTTTCCCTAGTCTACAAGTAGAACAATCAAAAGACAATTTATGATTAAAACACTGATCCTTGCTCCCCAGAAAATCATGCTTTATTAAATGAGATAAAATGACATTATTTGGATGACCCAATCGTTGATGCCATACTTCAACTTTATTGTCAACAACCATAGAAGCCAAAGACAAACTACTTGGAACTGAAAATTGCAAAGGAAATAGTCTGCCCACTTTAGGCCCCTTCGCGATCACCTTCCCCGACACCTGGAAGTTGGTCGACACCAGGAGCTGTCTCTATGgttttgaaaataaaaggaGATTGCATTTAGATTAGCAAGGGAACATGATACTCCGACTGACAGAATTTTTGTTAACACCCAAATGAATTTGCAGGGCTTGCATAGTTCATCTAAATCTTGTTCAATGCACTGCTTTAAAACCTATATATTGTGAACCACAGCTGGTACATTTATGACTGTCTTCATGCAGTTTGTTGTTGTGGGGGTTCATTCAGCAAAGTTCGATAATGAGAAAGATTTAGAGGCAATTCGAAATGCAGTTCTGCGGTACAATATAACTCATCCAGTAAGTGCTTTTATTGTACTTCAGCATGATCGGATTTTGATATCTAGAAATTTGGTTTCTGTATTACTTTACCCTATCAAAGTATAGTTCTTGTTCGTCCATTTCCCTCTGGGTAATGGGAATATGGTCCATCAACAGTATTGAACAACAGTTAAGGTTTTCCTGAATTGAAGCTACAGTGATTTTCCAAAGAAATGCTGGTTATATGCAGTAGAAACCTTTTGTCTGGACATAGAGGAGATTGCCATAAGTTTTAGTCTGACTGAAAAGCTATCAGTATCTCTTTTTTAGGGTATTTAAGTGGTCAACCAACTGTAGGCAAGACATTTGTATCATCGACTGCAAGTCTTCTAGGAATTGAAAGTGCTCCTTTAGatgtcttttctcttttcttttttgaaactTCATGCTATTTAAGTGGGCATCTAGTTTTCAGATTACCAAAACATTGAAAACATATAATGGGATCTTCCCTTCGTATTTGATGAATGTACTCCTTGATCATTTAAATTTTGTCAGTTGAATTTTCCATGCCCATCTGCTGTGTTCCTGTTGACGGCATAAATAGCATAACTTTCATATTTGAAAATTCAAGTCAATGACCCATTTTTGATAATAGGTGGTCAATGATGGAGATATGAGTTTATGGAGAGAATTAGGTGTTAATTCATGGCCTACCTTTGCACTCATTGGTCCAAATGGAAAGCTTCTTGCGCAGTTAGCTGGTGAAGGTCGCCGAAGGGTACTATAGTCTTTCTCAATCTTTACAACCAATTTCGCtgtttcaattttgttttcaaTCACACATGGTACTACAGTATAAATGCCTAAGTTATGAATTACATTGACCCCAAATCAGCTCAAGCGTTGTTTATTGATGGTATTGATATTTACTATAGCGTAGTCTTTCTTTGTTATTTGCACTAATTCAGGATAGTTGTTTGGTTAAATTTACTCTTTTTCTTCTGATGTTCTTccattcttgttttctttcctgTCTTTCTTTTGCAGATTTTTGCTTTCGAGTTTGATGAAATTAATATATCTAAACTAATGCTAAAACCAGGCAGATATTAATGGATATCTCCAATAACTGGTTACTGAAATCTAGTTTAGTTCTTTAGAATTGTATTCTAGCAGATATGCTCCCTTTTAGTTGGATCCTCTCCAGTGCTTGTTCTAGAAATTGTTTTGTGGTTGATTGTGAATGTTAACTTGTGCGATCAGTAGATGTTTTGCCAATGTGATGAAAGTGTTAAAAAGGAACTAAAAGGtttgacttttctttcttcccaaGGATCTTGACAATCTGATTGAGGCAGCTCTGCTATTTTATGGTCAAAAGAAGATGTTGGATAGCTCACCTATTCCTTTGAGGCTGGAGAAAGATAATGATCCTCGTTTATCTACATCACCATTGAAGTTTCCGGGCAAGCTGGAAGTTGATGTTCTCAACAACCGGCTATTCATTTCAGATAGCAATCACAACCGAATAGTGGGTTCTTATTCTCTTTTACCTATTCGTTGTGCATACATGCAGCGCTAAAGACATCCCCCTTTGTTGTCACCAAAAACTtaataatagaagaaaattcaTGTAGTTCGACTCATTTAAGATATCCCTTTTTGAATGCCATTGTTAAAAAAGAATTCACTTGATGAGACATGGCATTTTCCATGTATGGGATATGGCATTTAAGAATTAACTTGTATGAAACATCTCAAACTCGGACTCTGATCTTGTTTGTTTGGCATAGTTGGCATAGAATATTAGTGTAGCAGAAGCTagttcttgcttcaatctttcggaacttctattttattttcaaatccTGTTTGAGGTATGAGTTCATTGCATGCCACCTGTGGATAATGAAAATTATCATGCTTTAAatattttgttggcaactttGATAAATTGACATCATGCTTCTTTAGCTAAGTGATTAGCATTCTTACATAACCCTTTTAACACCTAGAACTGGAGGGTAGATCCTATTTCATGTTCCAAGATGTACTTGTTTTAAAATTATTCTATAGGGTTATAATTAGGGAAGATTAAGTTACAGGGAGCTACCATGATGAAATGATGAAGAGGGCATAGTTtcaaattatttattataaagGTCATTTGTACAAAATTCTGTACATGCATTGATCAATGTATGCAAAAAGCTGTACATTTGTACAAAAATCAGTACAATTGCCCTTTATAGTAATTAGCTGAATTGTACATCCTCTTGATTATTTGCTTCTCCTAGCTTTCCCTTTCCAGTTTTCCATATAATTAATCATCCTGGAGTTTGATTTCTTGCACAGCGCTTTACTCACACCCTTATTCTATCAGTCATAGATGACCGTATATTGTTTATAATTCTTACTAAAATCATGAAGATTATAGAGTTCTGTGAATTCATCAACCTATGTTAGATTGTAAAATATGACACAGAAACTGCTAAATCAACCTATGTTAGATTGTAAAATATGACACAGAAACTGCTAAATGCTGTCTCAGATTTAGTGAAAGTTAAGAAAAAATTTTTGCTTCCTGAGGCTTCTGCTATCAAGTATTACTTTCTGGTTCAGCTGGTATACTCATTGGAGAATACAAGCTTTCTTTGTGCCAGAATTACTATTTTGTTGAACCTGTTGTTAAGGGCTTTATAAACAAATATTTGTTCTGCATGTCTAAATGAACCTAAAGGTACGGGAAATAAAAAAGCTTCATTGACTTATAGCACAAATTTTTATCCTTCCACGTTGCAAAGTGCCTTGTACCATCTTTTCGTCAGAATGCTTATGGCTTTCCATCACAAATTCTTGTCCTAGGTAGCATGTTGGTTATCTTTGAGTCATCTCTGACTTCACCATAATCTGTATGCTgctgcactttttttttttttttttaatgaggCTAATTAGCCTAGTTTTGCTGTCTTGTCACTTGGTGAGTACAGGTGGTCACTGACCTTGATGGGAACTTCATAGTTCAAGTTGGGAGCTCAGGAGAAGAGGGTTTACGTGATGGCAACTTTGATAATGCCACCTTCAATCGCCCACAGGCAAGTATCTCTTCCTGATTTTATCTCGgttgaaaaattgcaatttcaaaCTTTTTTTAGTATTATTCTCTTAAAATATGGGTTTTTCTTTAAGTTGCTTCTGATAGCTTCAAGGTTTTGTTGTCCTAGGGACTGGCTTACAATGCAAAGAAGAACCTCCTGTATGTAGCAGATACTGAAAATCATGCATTAAGGTAGCTGCTCTGTTGTGAGCTTTTTATTTACTAATGGTTGTATTTGTTGTCCATATATGTTATATCTTTCCTATGTACCTCATCCTGATGGAGAAAAGCTATTAAATGGCTTTACCGTTAAAAAACTTTTCAGCTTGTATTATCCAATTTGATGAATACCAGATGTGGTTAGAATCACAGGGTTCATGTCCTGATTCTGTGACTTAAAATGTCAACTAAACAGCAGCTTATTCCATTGGGCATGGAGTGGATGTTGCATTCCCCTtacatattattttttattctttaccAAAACAAATATCGTTTGCTTTCTTACCAAAGAACCCTTATTTTCTGGAAGAAAACTGAGAGCCAGGCTGAAGTTGTAATAATGATAAAGGTGTTACAATAGCCATATTCACCAAGTTCTTATATTGGCATGGAAAACAATAATTATGAAACAATTTGCTGCAGGATACTTTTTGTTCTTTGGGAGataacaaaattttcaatctACACATGGGGAATGTTGgatattatattattttctgCTAATTTTGTGGTCCACTAGTAATAATGTGGAGAAGATTGAATAGTAGTCCTATTAAAAGTTTCCCTTTTTATACCTTCTACATGATCATCATCATGAATTGTCTGCTAAGGGATATTTTACAGTAGACAGTTCACTTTGGGCTTGCAGTTACTGGGTTGCTTAATTGATAGAATACATCAAATTGTTTGGATAATTTTAATATGTTAAAGCCTATTTCTTCAGAGTGATTGATTTTGTCAACGACACTGTTCGAACTCTTGCCGGAAATGGAACCAAAGGGTCAGACTATGACGGGGGAAAAACAGGAGATGCTCAGGCAAGATGCGAAGAACAGTTCTTTATTACATGCATATATAGAGTTCATAGGTTCTGGTCCTGGACATAGAATATTGACATGAGCATGCATTTATCTTGGTAAACTCACATAATTATGACAAAAATATTATGCACGATGTAGGCAGCTATCCTTCTAAAAATATACACTCTTTTTCAATGTTTTGCAGCTTCTTAATTCTCCCTGGGATGTCTGCTTTGAGCCCCTGCATGAGATTGTTTACATTGCGATGGCCGGTCAGCATCAAATCTGGGAACACAACACCACCAATGGTGTTACAAGAGCATTTAGTGGTAACGGATATGAGAGAAATTTGAATGGTTCTAGGTAATACATGTAATTATGCTTATTTACATCATAAAAATGAGATGATGCTTTAAGCTAACCTCAATTTCTCTCTGAATTATTTAAAGATTGCTTTTTCTCATGCGGAGTTTATTTTTCTCGAATATTAACAGAACAGGCATATTACGCTTCTTGTTTCCCTTGTTGGTCTTAACCTCTGTGCAATTGATTCTAGCAAGATGTGGATGCTGTGTCAACAAATAGCCTGCCAGTTGTCTTTATCTGTATGTCCAAAATTATTACTTTTCTTCTGGCTAGCATGTCTAAGCTAACTGAAAGGAACTTGCCAATATTTTACTTTGAAATATTTTGGCTTGATACTTGCTGtgccattctttttctttttcatttggtTATATTCCCAGTCCTGAGTGGTTACTGTATGGCATCTTGTTGCTTTATGCTCCAGTCAACTCATGCTACTACACAATTTCAGCATCCTAGATCATACCTCTGTTTTCAGATTAGAAGCACAATCACTCAATCTCCCAATACAATCATTCTTGAGAGTGACAGGAATGAGAAGGAGATAAGCAAAGAGCGGCTTGTGGCAGCTCCATTATGGACAAACATATGCTACATTTTTACTGTTTTCAGCTATCTAGTGAATGATTTAGACATGATGCATCAGATCTCCTGGCAAGGGACAACTATATCAATTCTGAGTTTTTAATGGCGCAAAACTCATAATAATGGATGATGATGATCTCCGTCCTAGTAAATTTTGTTGAATAATTACCTCAATCATGAAGCTAATCATGTTAAATAACACGTGATTTATGTTTGTATGCACTCCAATGTAAATaccaaaaagaaagaatatCAGATATCTGTTCCAT contains:
- the LOC113764066 gene encoding protein SUPPRESSOR OF QUENCHING 1, chloroplastic isoform X2; this translates as MALRTISPPFSTSYPQSHLADFLFLNSRSRKYFNQWRQYPKSLLFSGPRKMGLSLKACVKLEEKGDKISTQVEWGKVSAVLFDMDGVLCNSEELSRRAAVDVFAEMGVQVTTEDFVPFMGTGEANFLGGVASVKGVNGFNPEAAKKRFFEIYLDKYAKPNSGIGFPGAYDLIQLCKSNGLKVAVASSADRIKVDANLAAAGLPVSMFDAIVSADAFENLKPAPDIFLAASKILSVPTSECIVIEDALAGVQAAKAAQMRCIAVTTTLSEDSLKGAGPSLIRKDIGSISLDDVLSGGSGCHNMKVQASIQFIDHSIETSPVSSGAEIRSILDKYSSKDAVSSVEGFRGSRRDLLRYGSLAVAVGCLLFTINNWKAMQYASPKAILNLLFGVSSPQWQVSKDESGSVRIQQFVDYIADLENSGRAPEVPEFPLKLDWLNSAPLQLGRDLRGKVVLLDFWTYCCINCMHVLPDLDYLEKKYKDMPFVVVGVHSAKFDNEKDLEAIRNAVLRYNITHPVVNDGDMSLWRELGVNSWPTFALIGPNGKLLAQLAGEGRRRDLDNLIEAALLFYGQKKMLDSSPIPLRLEKDNDPRLSTSPLKFPGKLEVDVLNNRLFISDSNHNRIVVTDLDGNFIVQVGSSGEEGLRDGNFDNATFNRPQGLAYNAKKNLLYVADTENHALRVIDFVNDTVRTLAGNGTKGSDYDGGKTGDAQLLNSPWDVCFEPLHEIVYIAMAGQHQIWEHNTTNGVTRAFSGNGYERNLNGSSSINTSFAQPSGISLSPDLKEAYIADSESSSIRALDLKTGGSKLLAGGDPVFSENLFRFGDHDGVGSEVLLQHPLGVYCGKDGQIYLADSYNHKIKKLDPASRRVSTLAGTGEAGFRDGGALAAQLSEPSGLVEAEDGSCWN
- the LOC113764066 gene encoding protein SUPPRESSOR OF QUENCHING 1, chloroplastic isoform X1, encoding MALRTISPPFSTSYPQSHLADFLFLNSRSRKYFNQWRQYPKSLLFSGPRKMGLSLKACVKLEEKGDKISTQVEWGKVSAVLFDMDGVLCNSEELSRRAAVDVFAEMGVQVTTEDFVPFMGTGEANFLGGVASVKGVNGFNPEAAKKRFFEIYLDKYAKPNSGIGFPGAYDLIQLCKSNGLKVAVASSADRIKVDANLAAAGLPVSMFDAIVSADAFENLKPAPDIFLAASKILSVPTSECIVIEDALAGVQAAKAAQMRCIAVTTTLSEDSLKGAGPSLIRKDIGSISLDDVLSGGSGCHNMKVQASIQFIDHSIETSPVSSGAEIRSILDKYSSKDAVSSVEGFRGSRRDLLRYGSLAVAVGCLLFTINNWKAMQYASPKAILNLLFGVSSPQWQVSKDESGSVRIQQFVDYIADLENSGRAPEVPEFPLKLDWLNSAPLQLGRDLRGKVVLLDFWTYCCINCMHVLPDLDYLEKKYKDMPFVVVGVHSAKFDNEKDLEAIRNAVLRYNITHPVVNDGDMSLWRELGVNSWPTFALIGPNGKLLAQLAGEGRRRDLDNLIEAALLFYGQKKMLDSSPIPLRLEKDNDPRLSTSPLKFPGKLEVDVLNNRLFISDSNHNRIVVTDLDGNFIVQVGSSGEEGLRDGNFDNATFNRPQGLAYNAKKNLLYVADTENHALRVIDFVNDTVRTLAGNGTKGSDYDGGKTGDAQLLNSPWDVCFEPLHEIVYIAMAGQHQIWEHNTTNGVTRAFSGNGYERNLNGSSSINTSFAQPSGISLSPDLKEAYIADSESSSIRALDLKTGGSKLLAGGDPVFSENLFRFGDHDGVGSEVLLQHPLGVYCGKDGQIYLADSYNHKIKKLDPASRRVSTLAGTGEAGFRDGGALAAQLSEPSGLVEAEDGRLFIADTNNSLIRYLDLKTKKPELLTLELKGVQPPTPKSRSLKRLRRRSGADKETIVINGGSSSEGNLILKISVPEGYHFSKEARSKYSIDVEPENGAFIDPLEGNLSSEGSAVLHFKRASPSSAIGRINCKVYYCKEDEVCLYQSLTFEVPFQDLNPNSVPADITLPYTVKPKTTRSSLDVPVAR